In Ascaphus truei isolate aAscTru1 chromosome 5, aAscTru1.hap1, whole genome shotgun sequence, one genomic interval encodes:
- the LRRC10 gene encoding leucine-rich repeat-containing protein 10, whose product MGNTIRGIIAFIPSNSCQKYLLGDLEEMPIDKMVDLSSMQLRRFPLRVCAFTELAKLYLSDNNLNTLPPELELLQNLQILALDFNNFKVLPQVVCSLKQLYILYLGNNRLKDLPQEMSFLKNLQTLWIESNYLTHLPVVLCELTLLKTLHAGYNPIRHLPKELKNLKELRSIWMSGNLLADFPQVLLDMPFLDVIDVDRNGIRFFPSLVHMAGLKLVIYDHNPCANAPKVAKGVRRVGRWSEDTPEPKKRSEVEAELEKIMESKDVESPAPKETASQSNENPLDVTTVMN is encoded by the coding sequence ATGGGTAACACAATTAGGGGAATTATTGCTTTCATCCCATCTAACAGCTGCCAGAAATATCTCCTAGGGGACCTGGAAGAAATGCCTATTGATAAGATGGTGGATTTGAGCAGCATGCAGCTGAGAAGATTTCCACTAAGAGTGTGTGCTTTCACAGAACTTGCCAAGCTCTATCTCAGTGACAACAATCTAAACACTCTCCCCCCCGAGCTGGAACTGCTGCAGAACCTTCAGATTCTAGCTTTGGACTTCAACAACTTCAAGGTCCTGCCACAGGTTGTGTGTAGCCTAAAGCAACTATACATCTTATACCTTGGAAACAACAGACTGAAAGACCTTCCACAGGAGATGAGTTTCCTCAAAAACCTGCAGACCCTATGGATTGAGTCCAATTATCTGACACATTTGCCTGTTGTCCTCTGTGAACTGACCCTCTTGAAGACCCTTCATGCTGGTTACAACCCAATCCGCCATCTTCCCAAAGAGCTAAAAAACCTCAAGGAATTACGCAGCATCTGGATGTCTGGGAACCTTCTCGCAGACTTTCCACAGGTCTTGCTGGACATGCCCTTCCTAGACGTGATTGATGTAGACAGAAATGGCATCAGGTTTTTCCCAAGCCTGGTCCACATGGCAGGCTTGAAGCTTGTCATCTACGACCACAACCCCTGTGCAAATGCCCCCAAAGTGGCAAAGGGGGTGCGGAGAGTGGGGAGATGGTCTGAGGACACTCCAGAACCCAAGAAGAGGTCTGAGGTGGAAGCAGAGCTTGAAAAGATTATGGAAAGCAAAGATGTAGAATCACCTGCTCCGAAGGAAACAGCCAGTCAGAGCAATGAAAACCCATTGGATGTGACTACTGTAATGAACTAA